A section of the Paenibacillus aurantius genome encodes:
- a CDS encoding DUF6382 domain-containing protein, giving the protein MNPLMGLTYTRDHSQGSYLLLTKDPFLTIEDLVPVEMNMLQNYPIPGLLPIEFEQLDHSITLRYNVAVRRPLSLWSRTDAFEEKAFLKVLHAVCRQLEDSKIYMLNEQRYVLDPDYIFIGKDADDLALLYLPLKENPSPLTLHHKLICLAEKLISPLNGRSLAAKAWLDSLRNDPFNLRGCKRSLNEALAGLQTGETQTEGRKDLFPVSEQERIVSVSESPASFEFTGPEWEGLSEEPQPRKITTAHKLSAALAVTVPAVLWGMYGTAPSPGLLAAAIGFTAATAGGAYVLWKKGGVKLPLRKPNWPLADESVELPLDAGRTQEAQPVPERNPLYSAKGDTPPYNGRSAEELSGYYDRLPDKTVLLGKSDATVLLAPYPPTAWSLRLEIDKEGVKEYTEMVTETFRIGREAGTVQLLLETAGISRQHAEIVRTPEGGHLVRDLGSKNGTLLNGEVMVPFQEYELKDGDCLEMAGVRVTRTDSSPPGEAGKIQVS; this is encoded by the coding sequence ATGAATCCGCTGATGGGGCTGACCTATACCCGGGACCATTCCCAAGGAAGCTACCTGCTGCTGACTAAGGATCCCTTCCTGACGATAGAGGATCTGGTGCCGGTTGAGATGAACATGCTGCAAAATTACCCGATTCCCGGGCTGCTCCCGATCGAATTCGAACAGCTGGACCATTCGATCACCCTCCGGTATAACGTGGCGGTCCGCAGACCGTTATCGTTGTGGAGCCGAACGGACGCCTTTGAAGAGAAAGCCTTCCTCAAGGTCCTGCATGCCGTCTGCCGACAATTGGAGGACAGCAAAATCTACATGCTGAATGAGCAGAGGTATGTGCTGGATCCGGACTATATATTTATAGGAAAAGACGCGGACGACTTGGCCCTTCTCTATCTGCCTCTTAAGGAAAATCCGAGTCCCCTGACCCTCCATCATAAGCTGATTTGCCTGGCCGAAAAGCTGATTTCTCCGCTTAACGGGAGGTCTCTTGCCGCAAAAGCTTGGCTGGACAGCCTGCGGAACGATCCGTTTAACCTGCGGGGGTGCAAGCGTTCTTTGAACGAGGCGCTGGCCGGTTTACAAACCGGGGAAACCCAAACGGAGGGAAGAAAAGACCTTTTCCCGGTCAGCGAGCAGGAACGCATCGTCTCCGTCTCTGAATCTCCCGCATCCTTCGAATTTACAGGACCGGAATGGGAGGGACTTTCCGAGGAGCCGCAGCCGCGGAAAATCACGACAGCCCATAAGCTGTCCGCGGCTTTGGCGGTTACGGTGCCGGCGGTCCTGTGGGGAATGTATGGGACCGCCCCTTCTCCCGGACTGCTTGCGGCCGCCATCGGCTTTACCGCTGCCACGGCAGGGGGCGCCTATGTCCTCTGGAAGAAAGGCGGAGTCAAGCTGCCGCTTCGTAAGCCGAACTGGCCTCTCGCGGATGAATCGGTCGAGCTGCCGCTAGATGCGGGAAGAACTCAAGAGGCTCAGCCGGTTCCGGAGAGGAATCCGCTTTATTCGGCAAAAGGGGATACCCCTCCTTACAACGGGAGAAGTGCCGAAGAGCTTTCCGGCTATTACGACCGGCTTCCCGATAAGACCGTCCTCCTCGGAAAATCCGATGCCACCGTTCTGCTCGCTCCCTATCCGCCCACCGCTTGGTCCCTGCGGCTTGAAATTGACAAGGAGGGAGTGAAGGAGTACACCGAGATGGTTACGGAAACCTTTCGGATCGGCCGGGAGGCCGGAACCGTTCAGCTTCTGCTGGAAACGGCAGGGATCTCCCGCCAGCATGCCGAAATCGTCCGCACGCCGGAGGGTGGTCATCTGGTCCGCGACCTCGGCTCCAAGAATGGAACGCTGCTGAACGGGGAGGTAATGGTCCCCTTCCAAGAGTATGAACTCAAGGATGGGGATTGCCTGGAAATGGCGGGAGTGCGGGTCACACGGACAGACAGCTCTCCGCCTGGTGAAGCAGGCAAAATACAAGTTTCCTAA
- a CDS encoding A24 family peptidase, whose amino-acid sequence MLEWGMAAMLLAAFYTDIRYCKIPNWLCAAGILAGGSFQAVFGGVQGTLQAAAGMAAGLAVMLLLYLPGAIGAGDVKLFAALGAFSGPAFVMQCAVYSILYAGVIGVGILLRRKLVKEKVWLAYSGLLSLRMGGEEHRFYPESRQEMIRFPFMYAVVPAVLTICLEKLV is encoded by the coding sequence ATGCTGGAATGGGGAATGGCTGCGATGCTTCTGGCGGCCTTCTACACCGATATACGATATTGCAAAATACCAAACTGGCTGTGCGCGGCCGGAATTTTAGCGGGAGGATCCTTTCAGGCTGTTTTTGGCGGCGTGCAGGGAACGCTGCAGGCGGCGGCCGGAATGGCTGCGGGCTTGGCGGTCATGCTTCTTCTGTATTTGCCCGGGGCTATCGGAGCGGGCGACGTTAAGCTTTTTGCAGCGCTTGGAGCCTTTAGCGGACCCGCTTTCGTCATGCAGTGCGCGGTCTATTCCATTTTATATGCAGGGGTCATCGGGGTAGGAATCCTCTTGCGGCGGAAGCTTGTGAAAGAGAAGGTATGGCTGGCTTACAGCGGACTGCTTTCCTTGAGAATGGGCGGAGAAGAGCATAGGTTTTATCCGGAGTCCCGGCAGGAGATGATCCGCTTCCCTTTCATGTATGCGGTCGTACCGGCGGTCCTAACCATTTGCCTGGAGAAGCTGGTATGA
- a CDS encoding DUF5702 domain-containing protein, giving the protein MRRFWFSSKGSVSVYLIMILVPVFFFHAVLIDLIRIKLAERETETAVKAGARSLLSEYDSSLRPYGLFGRDRDQEAMLSLFTEVFHNNLSTPADTFSYLGNKASDGDGYRVKDLYTLANQEVFRSQVLQDMKYRAPVEFGLEFVDKFKKNGVDKNLAAASDFSENAAKLQAKADAVDEALDQAWDQAIVLLGTAKVANGKYAGRLSELYRLAGLIGLHTVEEVRQSILDTEQELKRAGETLQELSRSLESSQASLKEWAAEAKENASRIEEISASIQSVEANIEQVQTEITEFTAKKVELQKLLENLLNYAALLQTSRWEIRLDYEQMTGEYDRLAEKLMEAQKVNDELRGEKAKLVQETACPASPCPILDIYSSVPVRNDDYFSLYKTEAGKITATFSGMKTNWESTLLFIGADYERLVQANEALASQADAFKASQGALEEKRKAEAKWLNGSKEEQKKITKGAFGEARKALGGCGLWGTSDPFTGYYHTLEQQGENGTPGLAFKYWSYNREEAIGPVEGAYSIDEKDISARQALSMAKRLTGLLEGFRDELYVNEYALTRFTFRTDQAVKTSSRPLDRQEAEYILYGLNSCASNYSAAYSEMFMLLFSIRTMEALVDPKKELLQAGSPLLVLLAAAAQGAGEAVSDMNRVIRGEAVPLLKKAVSLTVDYKEMLRLFYVLHSENARIMSRMQALIELNTGKDLAGQATYVQASGESSIKLWFLPGIARSLNRTGILPCQVRDGWCQFTGTAVMSY; this is encoded by the coding sequence TTGCGTCGCTTTTGGTTCAGCTCTAAAGGATCCGTTTCGGTTTATTTGATCATGATTCTGGTGCCGGTCTTCTTCTTCCACGCCGTCTTGATCGATTTGATCCGTATCAAGCTGGCGGAAAGGGAGACGGAGACGGCCGTTAAGGCCGGGGCGCGTTCTCTCCTATCGGAATATGATTCTTCGTTAAGACCGTACGGCCTGTTCGGAAGAGACCGGGACCAGGAGGCTATGCTGTCTTTGTTTACGGAGGTTTTCCATAATAATCTGTCAACCCCAGCTGACACCTTCTCTTATCTCGGCAATAAAGCCTCGGACGGGGATGGCTACCGGGTGAAAGACCTGTACACGCTGGCGAACCAGGAAGTGTTCCGGTCACAGGTGCTGCAGGATATGAAATACCGGGCACCCGTGGAATTCGGGCTGGAATTTGTCGACAAGTTTAAAAAGAACGGAGTGGACAAAAATCTTGCCGCGGCTTCCGATTTCTCGGAGAACGCCGCCAAGCTGCAGGCAAAAGCCGATGCCGTCGACGAAGCGTTGGATCAGGCATGGGATCAGGCAATCGTCCTGTTAGGGACGGCTAAGGTCGCGAACGGCAAATATGCGGGCAGGCTGTCGGAGCTTTACCGGCTCGCTGGCCTGATCGGTCTGCATACCGTGGAGGAAGTGAGGCAGTCCATTCTGGATACCGAACAGGAGCTGAAAAGGGCAGGGGAGACCCTGCAGGAGCTTAGCCGATCCTTGGAGAGCTCGCAAGCCTCTCTAAAGGAGTGGGCTGCCGAGGCTAAAGAAAATGCCTCCCGGATTGAGGAGATCTCCGCCTCCATTCAATCGGTAGAAGCGAATATCGAGCAAGTCCAGACGGAGATAACGGAGTTTACGGCCAAAAAAGTCGAGCTCCAAAAATTATTGGAGAACCTGTTGAACTATGCCGCTCTCCTGCAAACCTCCAGATGGGAGATTCGTTTGGACTATGAGCAAATGACGGGAGAATATGACCGGCTTGCTGAGAAGCTTATGGAAGCTCAGAAGGTTAACGATGAGCTGCGTGGGGAGAAAGCGAAACTCGTGCAGGAAACGGCATGCCCGGCATCTCCCTGCCCCATTCTCGATATTTACAGCTCGGTACCGGTTCGCAACGACGATTATTTTTCCTTGTACAAAACGGAAGCCGGCAAAATCACGGCGACCTTCAGCGGAATGAAAACCAATTGGGAAAGCACCCTGCTGTTCATTGGGGCGGATTACGAACGTCTCGTGCAAGCGAACGAGGCTCTGGCTAGCCAGGCGGACGCCTTCAAAGCCAGCCAGGGAGCGTTGGAGGAGAAACGGAAGGCGGAAGCCAAATGGCTCAACGGCAGCAAGGAGGAGCAGAAGAAGATCACAAAGGGAGCATTCGGCGAAGCGAGAAAAGCATTGGGAGGATGTGGCCTATGGGGCACCTCGGACCCTTTTACCGGGTACTACCACACCTTGGAGCAGCAGGGGGAGAACGGCACACCTGGTTTGGCTTTCAAGTATTGGAGCTACAACCGGGAGGAAGCTATTGGTCCGGTGGAGGGGGCCTATTCCATTGACGAGAAAGACATTTCGGCAAGGCAGGCTTTATCCATGGCCAAGAGGCTGACGGGGCTCTTGGAGGGCTTCCGCGATGAGCTGTACGTCAATGAATATGCCCTGACACGGTTTACCTTCCGCACGGACCAAGCCGTCAAGACCAGCAGCCGTCCTCTGGACCGACAGGAAGCGGAGTACATTCTGTACGGGCTGAATTCGTGTGCTTCCAACTATTCGGCTGCCTATTCCGAAATGTTCATGCTCCTGTTCTCCATCCGTACCATGGAAGCTCTGGTTGACCCGAAAAAGGAGCTCCTGCAAGCAGGCTCCCCCCTGCTGGTTCTGCTGGCCGCCGCCGCTCAGGGAGCAGGAGAGGCAGTCAGCGATATGAACCGCGTAATCCGCGGGGAAGCCGTGCCTCTTCTTAAGAAGGCTGTGTCTTTAACCGTCGATTACAAAGAAATGCTCCGGCTTTTCTATGTCCTTCACAGCGAGAACGCCCGGATAATGAGCCGCATGCAGGCTTTGATCGAGCTTAACACGGGCAAGGATTTGGCCGGACAGGCGACCTATGTCCAAGCCTCGGGAGAATCGAGCATCAAGCTCTGGTTCCTGCCTGGAATAGCGAGATCGCTTAACCGAACGGGAATCCTTCCCTGCCAGGTTAGGGATGGATGGTGTCAATTCACCGGAACGGCGGTGATGTCCTATTAA
- a CDS encoding Flp1 family type IVb pilin, translated as MWKSIQRKAKAFWKEEDGLGTLEMLLILAVVVIVAIAFREWIMKWVGGLFKGADTQINQQTTIDGSSIRPSASATP; from the coding sequence ATGTGGAAATCGATACAAAGGAAAGCAAAGGCTTTCTGGAAGGAAGAGGACGGCCTGGGAACGCTGGAAATGCTGCTTATTCTGGCTGTTGTGGTCATCGTAGCGATCGCGTTCCGGGAGTGGATCATGAAGTGGGTGGGAGGCTTATTCAAAGGGGCCGATACGCAGATCAACCAGCAGACGACCATCGATGGCAGCTCGATCCGTCCATCTGCATCTGCCACTCCTTAA
- a CDS encoding type II secretion system F family protein, with the protein MPDQEGLLSPATGIWRMLDPVASSFLRRTRLPQKASHLMLNLQLKLSALYGADMTPAHAERYLRKMTSAFLLGLTGAVLLGAASGSWGESLGGGLFAALLAPVLLYRQLDREIKRKKRSMIMDLPEFLNKLTLLVNAGETVQRALLRCTAAGSKESPLYRELQQMANELTNNISLKRAMEDFSRRCAVQEVSQFTTTLLLNYKRGGKEFVTALRELSRSLWERRKALTKTMGEEASSKLVFPMVVIFLIVTVIVASPAVLLMNH; encoded by the coding sequence TTGCCCGATCAGGAGGGACTTCTTTCCCCGGCAACCGGGATATGGAGAATGCTGGATCCTGTCGCTTCCTCTTTCCTAAGAAGAACCCGGCTGCCCCAGAAAGCCTCGCATTTGATGCTCAATCTCCAGCTAAAGCTGTCGGCCCTCTACGGAGCGGATATGACACCGGCCCATGCCGAGCGCTATCTCCGCAAGATGACCTCCGCCTTTCTGCTCGGTCTTACCGGAGCCGTGCTCCTTGGAGCCGCTTCCGGATCTTGGGGAGAAAGCCTCGGAGGCGGTTTGTTCGCGGCTCTGCTGGCACCGGTGCTGTTATACCGCCAGCTCGACCGGGAGATCAAGCGCAAAAAAAGAAGCATGATCATGGATCTTCCGGAATTTCTTAACAAGCTTACGCTCTTGGTTAATGCAGGGGAAACCGTTCAGAGAGCTTTGCTCCGCTGCACGGCGGCAGGAAGTAAGGAGTCGCCTCTCTATCGGGAGCTTCAGCAGATGGCCAATGAACTCACGAACAACATTTCCTTGAAGCGGGCCATGGAGGATTTCAGCAGGCGCTGTGCCGTCCAGGAGGTTTCTCAATTCACGACGACCCTTCTGCTTAACTACAAGAGGGGAGGCAAGGAGTTCGTAACGGCTTTGCGGGAGCTGTCCCGTTCCCTCTGGGAGAGGCGGAAAGCCCTAACCAAAACGATGGGGGAGGAGGCTTCCTCCAAGCTGGTTTTTCCGATGGTCGTGATCTTTCTGATCGTGACCGTCATCGTAGCCTCGCCCGCTGTTCTGCTCATGAACCATTAA
- a CDS encoding type II secretion system F family protein produces MLTWLMMGHLDKRRKNLAFKPPVSRPKGEGEEAERYSTYTLTGKEKGFHLLLAGCLLFAAGYLFYKSFLIAAMCSCLALLYPRIVVKGMIRKRKEQLNGQFKQALYSLATSLSAGKSVENAFRDVLQDLMLLYPDPSTPILKEFRRIAGKLDRGETVEQALSDLSERADLDDIRSFTEVFVICKRSGGNLIEVMRRTSNMIGEKVEIKQEIQVLIAQKRFEAKVLGAAPLAIIALLSLSSPDYMAPLYDGASGMAIMTLSLILLAGCLAIIIKIMDIKV; encoded by the coding sequence TTGTTAACGTGGTTAATGATGGGGCATCTGGACAAGCGAAGAAAGAACCTGGCGTTCAAACCACCGGTCTCCCGACCAAAGGGAGAAGGGGAGGAGGCGGAGCGGTATTCAACGTATACCTTGACGGGCAAAGAGAAGGGCTTCCATCTGCTTCTGGCGGGATGCCTGCTGTTCGCAGCCGGCTACTTGTTCTACAAAAGCTTCCTTATCGCAGCCATGTGCTCTTGCCTGGCCCTGCTTTATCCGAGAATCGTAGTGAAAGGAATGATTCGCAAAAGAAAGGAGCAACTGAACGGACAGTTCAAGCAGGCGTTGTACTCCTTGGCGACATCCTTATCCGCCGGAAAGTCGGTCGAGAATGCTTTCCGTGATGTTTTGCAGGATCTTATGCTGCTCTATCCGGACCCTTCGACGCCGATCTTGAAGGAATTCCGGAGGATTGCCGGTAAACTTGACCGCGGCGAGACGGTGGAGCAGGCTCTGTCGGATCTTTCGGAGCGGGCCGACCTGGACGATATCCGCAGCTTTACGGAGGTGTTCGTCATTTGCAAGCGATCCGGAGGGAACTTGATCGAGGTGATGAGACGGACCTCCAACATGATCGGAGAGAAGGTGGAGATCAAGCAGGAGATTCAGGTCCTCATTGCTCAAAAGAGATTCGAGGCGAAAGTGCTGGGTGCGGCTCCGCTCGCCATTATCGCTCTGCTGAGCTTGAGTTCCCCGGACTACATGGCCCCTTTATATGACGGAGCTTCCGGTATGGCCATCATGACCTTGTCCCTCATTCTTTTGGCGGGCTGTCTAGCGATCATTATCAAAATCATGGATATAAAGGTGTGA
- a CDS encoding CpaF family protein yields the protein MRRNLVERLDRFGSVGDDQLKEWIDSEVLEWAGGEPLTASAKKRIADRLFHSFRGLDVLQPLMEDRSISEVMINRHDEVFIEQNGRVSRSPVRFESAEKLEDVIQSIVAKVNRVVNDASPIVDARLSDGSRVNVVLPPIALKGPTMTIRKFPDRPITVEELIRLGAIPEEAAEMLRRLVQAHYNIFIGGGTGSGKTTFLNALARFIPEDERVITIEDSAELHMDTIPNLVSLETRNANTEGKGEITIRDLIRSSLRMRPNRIIVGEVRGAEAMDMLQAMNTGHDGSLSTGHANSSVDMISRLETMVLSGADLPLPVVRSQIASALDIIIHLSRLKDKSRKVTEIQEVAGIRNGEVVLHPLYIFSEEEGGRLVPTGRRLLPTEKAKKAGLCTVERDAG from the coding sequence ATGAGGAGGAATCTGGTCGAAAGGCTGGATCGGTTCGGCTCGGTGGGAGACGACCAGCTGAAGGAATGGATAGACAGTGAAGTGCTGGAATGGGCGGGAGGAGAGCCTTTGACCGCTTCCGCCAAGAAACGAATCGCCGACCGGCTGTTTCATTCCTTCCGGGGACTCGATGTGCTCCAGCCGCTAATGGAGGACCGCAGTATTTCGGAGGTGATGATCAACCGCCACGATGAAGTCTTCATCGAACAGAACGGGAGGGTAAGCCGATCTCCCGTCCGCTTCGAAAGCGCCGAGAAGCTGGAGGATGTCATCCAGTCCATTGTGGCCAAAGTAAACCGCGTGGTGAATGATGCAAGTCCGATTGTCGATGCGCGCCTCTCGGACGGCTCCCGGGTGAACGTTGTTCTTCCGCCCATCGCCTTAAAAGGTCCAACCATGACCATAAGGAAGTTTCCGGATCGTCCGATCACGGTGGAAGAACTGATCCGGCTGGGAGCTATTCCGGAGGAGGCAGCCGAGATGCTCCGAAGGCTCGTGCAGGCTCATTACAATATTTTCATTGGCGGGGGGACCGGGTCCGGCAAGACGACTTTTCTGAATGCACTGGCCCGCTTCATTCCTGAGGATGAACGGGTGATCACCATAGAAGACTCGGCGGAGCTGCACATGGATACCATTCCGAATCTGGTTAGTCTGGAGACTCGAAATGCCAATACCGAAGGCAAAGGGGAGATCACCATCCGGGATTTAATCCGGTCCTCCTTACGAATGCGTCCGAACCGGATCATCGTCGGGGAAGTAAGGGGCGCGGAAGCGATGGATATGCTGCAGGCCATGAATACCGGGCATGACGGTTCCTTATCTACCGGACATGCTAACTCCTCCGTGGATATGATCAGCCGGCTGGAGACGATGGTGCTGAGCGGAGCGGACCTTCCCCTGCCAGTCGTCAGAAGTCAAATTGCATCGGCCCTCGATATTATCATTCATTTGTCGCGGCTGAAGGACAAATCCCGCAAAGTAACCGAGATCCAAGAAGTGGCGGGAATCCGGAACGGAGAGGTGGTGCTTCATCCCTTGTACATCTTCTCCGAAGAAGAGGGCGGGCGGCTGGTGCCGACGGGGCGCCGGCTCTTACCTACGGAGAAAGCCAAGAAAGCCGGCTTATGCACGGTGGAGAGGGACGCGGGATGA
- a CDS encoding nucleotide-binding protein, giving the protein MRKLTLGLLDADPDYMGLLTSYIRSSDYAKRLVVKQFTGKQALEQYVNNQGRLDLLFADSRCAAELSPHPAYGVRIEACHHLEGETTLGQALNKYQPLNRLLPQLIAIGAENVSLSEEGTGTANRSRTRILSVYSAVGGAGKTTVACNLAAALGLQGHKVFYLNLEGVGSELIFQSTGDGGGFAKMLYYLKAQPEHASAKLLALKSIDPETKVEFLPPLSHIPEMKEVREEETVRLVEAIVDTGDYDAVVMDLDSIPEDRVQAAFSQSDVILWLLQDDRNHLHKAALLYTELQKAARWKPGALSFILNRYTGRLVNDFSSLPWEISGHFPYVPEWKEVRESKQLKEQPIFREQVMQWYLRYGREEATPS; this is encoded by the coding sequence ATGAGGAAGCTTACACTGGGACTTCTGGATGCCGATCCGGACTATATGGGATTGTTGACGTCCTATATCCGTTCCTCGGACTATGCTAAGCGTCTGGTCGTGAAGCAGTTTACGGGGAAGCAGGCGTTGGAGCAATATGTAAACAACCAGGGGAGGCTGGATCTGTTGTTCGCCGACAGCCGGTGTGCCGCAGAGCTGTCCCCTCACCCGGCTTACGGGGTACGGATTGAAGCGTGCCATCACTTGGAAGGAGAAACAACCTTAGGGCAAGCCTTGAACAAATACCAGCCGCTGAACCGGCTCCTTCCCCAGCTGATTGCTATTGGTGCCGAAAATGTGAGTCTTTCGGAAGAAGGGACCGGAACGGCGAACCGCAGCCGGACCCGAATCCTTTCCGTGTACTCGGCGGTTGGGGGAGCCGGCAAGACGACGGTTGCCTGCAACCTGGCAGCCGCCTTAGGGCTGCAGGGCCACAAAGTCTTCTACTTAAATCTGGAGGGGGTGGGGTCCGAGCTGATCTTTCAGTCAACGGGAGATGGCGGGGGGTTTGCCAAAATGCTTTACTACCTGAAAGCCCAGCCGGAGCATGCTTCCGCTAAGCTGCTAGCCTTAAAGAGCATCGATCCCGAAACGAAGGTGGAATTTCTGCCTCCCCTTTCCCACATTCCGGAAATGAAGGAGGTCCGGGAAGAAGAAACGGTCCGGCTGGTGGAGGCGATCGTGGATACCGGGGATTATGACGCAGTCGTGATGGATTTGGACTCGATCCCGGAGGATCGGGTGCAGGCGGCCTTTTCCCAGAGCGATGTCATTCTATGGCTGCTTCAGGATGACCGCAACCACTTGCACAAAGCCGCTCTGCTTTATACCGAGCTTCAGAAAGCCGCCCGTTGGAAGCCCGGCGCCTTATCCTTTATTCTCAACCGGTATACGGGACGTCTGGTGAACGATTTCAGTTCCCTTCCTTGGGAAATCAGCGGACATTTCCCTTATGTTCCGGAATGGAAGGAAGTCCGGGAGAGTAAGCAGCTTAAGGAGCAACCGATTTTTCGCGAGCAGGTTATGCAGTGGTATCTCCGTTACGGAAGAGAGGAGGCGACCCCGTCTTGA
- a CDS encoding serine/threonine protein kinase has translation MIIDKLPIQEGELLAGRYRIGERLGAGGMGAVFLAEDRKLPGKKWAVKASVRHSHNLKGFEEEARLLARLDHPFLPKIADFFPPDSHGFSYLIMDYVSGEDLLQKHQRGRLSERQIIRYASQLCDLFQYLHNLAPTPVIYRDLKPSNVMIDEQDNVRLIDFGIARCYSSGQSSDTIQLGTIGFAAPEQFENKQTDARTDLYTLGAMMYYLLTGAHPYDKEGWSGERESLLPAGRRLTAVVHRLLEKNPQDRYSSAFDLKVDLDRLLYQTEAGREGNAGSSGSIPRKLIAIGSLYPGAGSTYISLALCHTLRQLKVAHALVESTSVQPELYSLLYGDRYAPKDYKPLVTRVEEGTEGEHIPWRSGLTEWVPLHPDRSPAGWSKEKLYRLLHAVKTDITIVDLSTGWEHEEAVELCDRADLVVVVAGPHPGKLGSPSSRELAARLAEQRAEDKALVLAANRDQPFPRRREWLASLPWEPLIRIPEERGGTVLEWQWKGEGIPESYGPSAPWLPAMRPMLEKLLPKDRLERESHKGAGLFKWLSVR, from the coding sequence TTGATCATCGATAAACTGCCTATCCAGGAAGGGGAGCTTTTGGCGGGGAGATACCGGATCGGTGAGCGCTTAGGCGCCGGGGGAATGGGAGCCGTCTTTCTCGCGGAGGATAGGAAGCTCCCCGGAAAGAAATGGGCGGTAAAGGCTTCGGTCCGTCACTCCCATAATTTAAAAGGATTCGAGGAGGAGGCCCGGCTTCTGGCTCGTCTGGACCATCCTTTTCTGCCTAAGATTGCCGACTTCTTTCCTCCCGACAGCCACGGGTTCAGTTATCTGATCATGGATTATGTCAGCGGGGAGGATCTGCTGCAAAAGCATCAAAGGGGGAGGCTCTCGGAGCGGCAAATCATCCGTTATGCTTCCCAGCTGTGCGATCTGTTCCAGTATTTACATAATTTGGCTCCAACGCCTGTGATCTACCGGGATTTGAAGCCGTCCAATGTCATGATCGACGAGCAGGACAATGTCCGGCTGATCGATTTCGGAATCGCCCGTTGTTACTCAAGCGGACAGAGCTCGGATACGATCCAGTTGGGGACCATAGGCTTTGCCGCACCTGAGCAGTTCGAGAACAAGCAAACCGATGCCCGGACCGACCTCTACACTTTAGGAGCAATGATGTACTATCTGCTGACCGGAGCTCATCCTTACGACAAGGAAGGATGGAGCGGGGAGAGGGAAAGCCTGCTGCCGGCAGGCAGACGGCTAACCGCAGTCGTGCACCGGCTGCTGGAGAAGAATCCCCAAGACCGGTATTCTTCTGCGTTTGACCTGAAAGTGGATTTGGACCGGCTTCTGTACCAGACAGAAGCCGGAAGAGAGGGTAACGCCGGAAGCAGCGGTTCTATCCCCCGTAAGCTCATTGCGATCGGGAGCTTATACCCCGGGGCCGGCTCCACTTACATAAGCCTTGCCTTGTGCCATACGCTTCGCCAACTGAAGGTGGCCCATGCCCTGGTGGAATCGACATCCGTTCAGCCGGAGCTCTATAGTCTCCTTTACGGAGACCGGTATGCCCCTAAGGACTATAAGCCGCTTGTCACCCGGGTCGAAGAAGGAACCGAGGGAGAGCACATTCCTTGGAGGTCGGGCTTGACGGAGTGGGTTCCCCTTCATCCGGACCGCTCTCCGGCCGGCTGGTCCAAGGAAAAGCTGTACCGTCTGCTTCATGCCGTCAAAACGGATATTACGATTGTGGATCTATCCACCGGTTGGGAGCATGAGGAGGCCGTTGAGCTGTGCGATCGAGCCGATCTTGTGGTTGTAGTGGCCGGGCCTCATCCCGGCAAGCTCGGCTCTCCTTCCAGCCGTGAGCTCGCGGCAAGGCTGGCGGAACAGAGGGCGGAAGACAAAGCTCTTGTGCTTGCGGCCAACCGGGACCAGCCGTTTCCCCGCCGACGGGAATGGCTGGCTTCCCTGCCCTGGGAGCCGCTGATCCGGATCCCCGAGGAGCGGGGAGGAACGGTCTTGGAATGGCAGTGGAAGGGGGAGGGAATCCCCGAGAGCTATGGCCCTTCCGCTCCATGGCTTCCGGCCATGCGGCCCATGCTTGAGAAACTATTGCCTAAGGACCGACTGGAGAGGGAAAGCCATAAAGGAGCAGGACTGTTCAAGTGGTTGTCTGTCCGGTAG